One Amaranthus tricolor cultivar Red isolate AtriRed21 chromosome 1, ASM2621246v1, whole genome shotgun sequence DNA window includes the following coding sequences:
- the LOC130801059 gene encoding B-box zinc finger protein 20-like isoform X3: MKIQCDVCEKQEAIVFCAADEAALCEGCDYRVHHANKLASKHLRFSLLHPSFKEAPLCDICQEKRAFLFCREDRAILCRECDIPIHKANEHTQSHNRYLLTGVKISASSSTYINGSDGSSSSSELNSISNTKTSISSCDHDNNMFNQCYSNNTINTNTPSSTTMNHNNHVDEEGISEYLMESLPGWRLEDLLDSSSASHNLYF; this comes from the exons atgaaGATTCAATGTGATGTATGTGAAAAGCAAGAAGCAATTGTGTTTTGTGCAGCAGATGAAGCTGCACTTTGTGAAGGGTGTGATTATAGAGTTCATCATGCTAATAAGCTTGCTAGCAAACACCTTAGGttttctcttcttcatccttctttCAAGGAAGCTCCTCTTTGTGACATTTGTCAA GAAAAAAGGGCATTCTTGTTCTGCAGAGAAGACAGGGCAATACTATGCAGGGAATGTGACATACCAATACATAAAGCAAATGAACATACCCAAAGCCATAACAGATATCTTCTAACTGGTGTTAAAATATCAGCTTCATCATCCACATACATCAATGGTTCagatggatcatcatcatcatctgagCTTAATTCAATTTCTAATACAAAAACATCAATATCAAGTTGTGATCATGATAATAATATGTTTAACCAATGTTATTCAAATAATACAATAAATACAAATACaccatcatcaacaacaatgaaTCATAATAATCATGTTGATGAAGAAGGTATTTCTGAGTATTTGATGGAGAGTTTGCCTGGTTGGAGACTTGAAGATTTGCTTGATTCTTCTTCTGCTTCTCATAATCTCT atttCTGA
- the LOC130801059 gene encoding B-box zinc finger protein 20-like isoform X1: MKIQCDVCEKQEAIVFCAADEAALCEGCDYRVHHANKLASKHLRFSLLHPSFKEAPLCDICQEKRAFLFCREDRAILCRECDIPIHKANEHTQSHNRYLLTGVKISASSSTYINGSDGSSSSSELNSISNTKTSISSCDHDNNMFNQCYSNNTINTNTPSSTTMNHNNHVDEEGISEYLMESLPGWRLEDLLDSSSASHNLCKISDYTNTCMNQGVNTNQQEEENMDGRFGSQNQWEFHHEGPLVPSHFPTNFLQRL; this comes from the exons atgaaGATTCAATGTGATGTATGTGAAAAGCAAGAAGCAATTGTGTTTTGTGCAGCAGATGAAGCTGCACTTTGTGAAGGGTGTGATTATAGAGTTCATCATGCTAATAAGCTTGCTAGCAAACACCTTAGGttttctcttcttcatccttctttCAAGGAAGCTCCTCTTTGTGACATTTGTCAA GAAAAAAGGGCATTCTTGTTCTGCAGAGAAGACAGGGCAATACTATGCAGGGAATGTGACATACCAATACATAAAGCAAATGAACATACCCAAAGCCATAACAGATATCTTCTAACTGGTGTTAAAATATCAGCTTCATCATCCACATACATCAATGGTTCagatggatcatcatcatcatctgagCTTAATTCAATTTCTAATACAAAAACATCAATATCAAGTTGTGATCATGATAATAATATGTTTAACCAATGTTATTCAAATAATACAATAAATACAAATACaccatcatcaacaacaatgaaTCATAATAATCATGTTGATGAAGAAGGTATTTCTGAGTATTTGATGGAGAGTTTGCCTGGTTGGAGACTTGAAGATTTGCTTGATTCTTCTTCTGCTTCTCATAATCTCTGTAAG atttCTGACTACACAAATACTTGTATGAATCAAGGAGTAAACACAAACCAACAAGAAGAGGAAAATATGGATGGTAGATTTGGATCTCAAAATCAATGGGAATTTCATCATGAGGGACCACTTGTTCCTTCTCATTTTCCTACTAACTTCCTTCAAAGATTGTaa
- the LOC130801059 gene encoding B-box zinc finger protein 20-like isoform X2 codes for MKIQCDVCEKQEAIVFCAADEAALCEGCDYRVHHANKLASKHLRFSLLHPSFKEAPLCDICQEKRAFLFCREDRAILCRECDIPIHKANEHTQSHNRYLLTGVKISASSSTYINGSDGSSSSSELNSISNTKTSISSCDHDNNMFNQCYSNNTINTNTPSSTTMNHNNHVDEEGISEYLMESLPGWRLEDLLDSSSASHNLCKE; via the exons atgaaGATTCAATGTGATGTATGTGAAAAGCAAGAAGCAATTGTGTTTTGTGCAGCAGATGAAGCTGCACTTTGTGAAGGGTGTGATTATAGAGTTCATCATGCTAATAAGCTTGCTAGCAAACACCTTAGGttttctcttcttcatccttctttCAAGGAAGCTCCTCTTTGTGACATTTGTCAA GAAAAAAGGGCATTCTTGTTCTGCAGAGAAGACAGGGCAATACTATGCAGGGAATGTGACATACCAATACATAAAGCAAATGAACATACCCAAAGCCATAACAGATATCTTCTAACTGGTGTTAAAATATCAGCTTCATCATCCACATACATCAATGGTTCagatggatcatcatcatcatctgagCTTAATTCAATTTCTAATACAAAAACATCAATATCAAGTTGTGATCATGATAATAATATGTTTAACCAATGTTATTCAAATAATACAATAAATACAAATACaccatcatcaacaacaatgaaTCATAATAATCATGTTGATGAAGAAGGTATTTCTGAGTATTTGATGGAGAGTTTGCCTGGTTGGAGACTTGAAGATTTGCTTGATTCTTCTTCTGCTTCTCATAATCTCTGTAAG GAGTAA